From one Cyprinus carpio isolate SPL01 chromosome B3, ASM1834038v1, whole genome shotgun sequence genomic stretch:
- the LOC109047318 gene encoding scavenger receptor cysteine-rich type 1 protein M130-like isoform X1: MLRLLLGFTLVMVLNDYLVTGEIHLANGLDACSGRVEILNGTWRTVCGESWDIDAAAVVCRELQCGRAVIADGQALFGVGTNPVSLSKVTCKGNESSITQCSHQWNENNCPQSNVAGVICSASSIIIIVAVVAVVLIILSALLIIYLVRKRQKQKKNPNLPFKRCS; the protein is encoded by the exons ATGCTGAGGCTACTGCTTGGTTTTACACttg TCATGGTTTTGAACGATTACCTGGTTACTG GAGAAATCCATCTGGCCAATGGTTTAGATGCTTGCTCGGGAAGAGTTGAGATCCTAAATGGCACATGGAGGACAGTGTGTGGTGAATCCTGGGACATTGATGCTGCTGCTGTGGTGTGTAGAGAGTTGCAATGTGGAAGAGCTGTTATTGCAGATGGCCAGGCTCTTTTTGGGGTAGGGACTAATCCTGTCTCCCTGAGTAAGGTCACCTGTAAGGGAAACGAGTCATCCATCACACAGTGCTCTCATCAATGGAATGAAAATAATTGTCCTCAGAGTAATGTTGCTGGAGTCATATGTTCAG CTTCTtcaattattatcattgttgctGTGGTAGCAGTTGTACTGATCATATTGTCTGCACTGCTAATCATTTACCTGGTGAggaagagacaaaaacaaaagaagaatcCAAATCTCCCATTCAAAAG ATGCAGTTAA
- the LOC109047318 gene encoding scavenger receptor cysteine-rich type 1 protein M130-like isoform X2 yields the protein MLRLLLGFTLGEIHLANGLDACSGRVEILNGTWRTVCGESWDIDAAAVVCRELQCGRAVIADGQALFGVGTNPVSLSKVTCKGNESSITQCSHQWNENNCPQSNVAGVICSASSIIIIVAVVAVVLIILSALLIIYLVRKRQKQKKNPNLPFKRCS from the exons ATGCTGAGGCTACTGCTTGGTTTTACACttg GAGAAATCCATCTGGCCAATGGTTTAGATGCTTGCTCGGGAAGAGTTGAGATCCTAAATGGCACATGGAGGACAGTGTGTGGTGAATCCTGGGACATTGATGCTGCTGCTGTGGTGTGTAGAGAGTTGCAATGTGGAAGAGCTGTTATTGCAGATGGCCAGGCTCTTTTTGGGGTAGGGACTAATCCTGTCTCCCTGAGTAAGGTCACCTGTAAGGGAAACGAGTCATCCATCACACAGTGCTCTCATCAATGGAATGAAAATAATTGTCCTCAGAGTAATGTTGCTGGAGTCATATGTTCAG CTTCTtcaattattatcattgttgctGTGGTAGCAGTTGTACTGATCATATTGTCTGCACTGCTAATCATTTACCTGGTGAggaagagacaaaaacaaaagaagaatcCAAATCTCCCATTCAAAAG ATGCAGTTAA